The following DNA comes from Serpentinimonas raichei.
TTGGGCATGGGGATTAGTCGGGTCGAATGTTGCGTTCTCGGATGATGCGTCCAAAACGCTCGGAATCGTTTCTGACCCGTGCCGCGAGTTCTTGGGGTGAGCCCTCGAGGGCAGTTCCTGCCCCAATGGCGACCAGCCCCTCGCGCACCTCGGTGCTTTGCATGATTCGGCCGATCTCGGTGCTCAGGCGCGCGACGATGGCAGCCGGTGTGCCGCTGCGAGCGTAAATGCCAAAGACGGTGTCCACGTCAAAATCGGTCAGGCCCGATTCATGCAGCGTGGGCAAATCCGGCAGCGCGGGCACGCGGGTGCGGCTGCCGACGGCCAAGAGCTGCACCCGGCCTGCCTGAGCCGCTTGCAAGCCCGGGCCGGAATCAAAGAGGAAATCAATCTCGCCGCCGATCAGCGCCGTGAGTGCGGGTGCGGCGCCTCGGTACGGAATGTGTCTGGCCGTCACATTGGCCTGGCTGGTGAATTTCTCGCCTGCAATGTGCGAGGAAGTGCCGTTGCCGGCCGAACCAAAAGTCAGTTGTCCGGGGCGGGCGCGCAGCATAGCCAGCAAATCCTGCACATTTTGAACGCCCAGATTGGCGCGAACCATCAGATACACAAAGACCCGACCGGTGGCGGCCACCGGCACCAAGTCGGTGAAGGGGTCAAAGGTCATGCGGTGCAAGTGCGGATTGATCGCTAGCAGGCTGGCGGGAGCAGATAGCAGGGTGTAGCCATCAGGCGCCGACGAGGCCACCGCCTGGCCCGCGATATTGCCTGCTGCGCCGGCCCGGTTGTCCACGGGCACGGGTTGACCCAGGGCTCGCGTCAGGTGGTTGGCGACCAATCGGGTGGTGAGGTCGGCGATGCCACCAGGAGGAAAGCCGACGATCAGGCTCACCGCCCGGCTGGGCCAGGTTTGCGCGTGCGCCCATGGGCTGAGCAAGCCAAAACTGGCGGGCGCCGCGATGGCGGCGGTCAACAGCCTTCTGCGTTGGGTCTGGGTTTGGTTCATGCAAGTCTCCTGGTGGCGCCGGCTGTATTCAAGCGCGGCTATGTTTGTTGATCAATCGCTTGGCGCTGGCAATCAAATTCTGTCCGTTGAAGCCACGCCAGCCGTCGAAACTCTTGGGCCTGGGTCAGCCGGATCATGTTGATCTGCTTGCCTCGACCTGAAGCAGGCTTGTGCGGGGGAACATGGTGAGGTCTCCTCTGGCTCGAAGGTGGCACGAATGGGCTGGTCCGGGACCGGCCGCCAAAGGGTGTGGCTGGCAGGGCTGCACGGGCAAGATCGCAAGGGCAAGATCGCAAGGGCACTGTATCGCACTGCAGGGTGATCGGACAGCGCTGGATGGGGCGTTCGGGCTGGTGTTAACCCTTAATTTCTCGCAGGTATGTCGGTTTTGGCATGGCTGATATGCAGCCTGCGCTTTCAGGGCCGCTGCCTGCCTGCCCAGGGTTCGACAAAGCTGCGTATCGCTGCCAGCAGCGTGTCGGGTTGGTCGCGGTGCGGTGCATGGCCGCAGTGGGCCAATTCCAGCAGTTGGGTCTGCCTAGCGATGCGGGCGATGCCGTGAATTTGCTCCAGCGTGCCGTAGGCGTCGTCTAGCCCTTGCACCGCCAGCAGCGGGCAGCGCAGACGCGCGAGTTCTGGCAGCAGCGTCCAGTGGCGAAAGGCGGGCGCAAGCCAGGCCTCGTTCCAGCCCCAGAAGGCCGAGTCGGGGTCGTCGTGGTGCTGCGCCAGCCGGGCGCGCAAGGGTCCCTGGGTGTAGTCGGTGCGTGCCTGGGCTATGCTGCGCAGTGCAATGTCTTCGACAAAAATGTGCGGTGCCAGCACGATCGCCCCAGCCACCCGCTGCGGCCACTGGGCGGCATGGATGAGCGCGATCGAGCCGCCGTCGCTGTGACCCAGCAACCAGGGCGGCTGCGCCTGGGTGTCGATGCCCAGCGCTTGCAGCAGCGCCGGCAGCACCTCGAGCGCCTGGCGGTGCATGTAGTCGGGGCCCCAGCATTCGTCTGCGGCACGCGGGGTGGAGCGGCCATAGCCGGGGCGCGAATACACCAAGCCACGCCAGCCCAAGGTGTGGCAGAGCCGGGCGGGAAAGTCGCGCCACATGGCCACCGAGCCCAAGCCCTCGTGCAGAAAAACCAGCAGCGGTGCCTGCTGCGGCGCGCTCCCAAGCCACTGGTACTCCAGTTGCAGCCGATGGCCCCGCCACTCGATCGGGCAAAAATCGCTTGCGTTGGACCCGCTGTTCATGCGTCGACTGAATCCAGTTGGCGCAGCTTGAAGCGCTGAATTTTGCCGCTGGCGGTCTTGGGCAATTCGTGCACAAAGGCGATCTGGCGCGGGTATTTGTAGGGCGCGAGCTTGTCTTTGACAAAGGCCTTCAGGGCAGCCTCGTCTGTGTGCTGGCCGGCTTTGAGCACCACATAGGCTTTGCTCTTGATGAGGCCCTCTGCGTCGTGGACGCCGATCACTGCCGCTTCCATCACGGCCGGATGCTGCATCAGGGTGGACTCGACCTCGAACGGGCTGACGTAGATGCCGCTGACCTTGAGCATGTCGTCGCTGCGCCCGCCATAGGTGTAGCTGCCGTCGCTGTGCTGGGTGTACTTGTCGCCGCTCTTGACCCAGTGGCCTTGAAAGGTGTCGCGGGATTTGTCCCGGTTGCCCCAGTACAGCAGGGCCGCCGACGGGCCTTGTATGTACAGATCGCCCAGTTCGCCCTCCGGCACGACCGATAAGCCGTCTTCGGCGCGCAACTCGATGGTGTAGCCGGGCACCGGCCAGCCGCTGCTGCCGTAACGCACCCGATCGGGCCGGTTGGAGAGGTAGATGTGCAGCATTTCGGTCGAACCGATGCCGTCGATGATGTCGATGCCGAAGTGGAGCCGGAAGCGCTCGCCCAACTGGGCCGGCAAGGCCTCGCCGGCCGATGAGACCAGGCGCAGCGCTACTGCTGCGCGGCTGGGCAGGGCAGGGTGGGCCAGCATGGCGGCAAAGCCGGTAGGGGCGCCGTAAAACACCGTGGGTTGGAGGCCGCCCACCGCGCCAATCCAGCGTTGGAATACCGCTTCGGGGGTGGCCCGCTCGGCCATCAGCAGCGTGGTGGCACCCGCAACCAGCGGGAAGATCAAGGCGTTGCCCAAGCCGTAGGCAAAAAACAGCTTGGCGGCCGAAAAACACAGGTCGTTCGCGCGAAGGCCCAGCACGCGCTTGCCATACAGTTCGGCGGTCCAGTAAGGGTTGGCGTGGGTGTGCAGCGCCGCTTTGGGGCGGCCGGTGGAGCCCGAGGAATAGAGCCAGAAAGCCGGGTCATCGGGGCTGGTGGCGGCTGGGCTGGCTCGGGTGGAATGTGGGCGCAGGAAATCGTCGAACTCGACTTCACCCTCTAGCAGGGGCCCCTGCGGCTGTGAAACCACCACCTGCCGCACCTCATGCCGACTCTGCCCCAGCGCAGCGCGCAGCGTGGGCAACAAGGCTCCCGAGACCAGCACCGCCTGCGCACGCGAGTGCTCCAGCATATGGGCGTAGTCGTCGGCGGTGAGCAAGGTGTTGACCGGCACCGGCACCAGGCCCGCGTACAGGGCCCCCAAAAAACCCACCGGCCAGTGCCGCTGGTCGTGCATCAATAGCAGCACGCGCTCCTCGCGCCGCAAGCCGCTGGCCAGCAAGGCGTTGGCGCTCTGACACACCAGTTGGGCCAGTTGGCCGTAGCTCAGGCTGCCTTGATCGTCGATGAAGGCGAGCGCATCGGGCCGCGCAGCGTTGATTTCCAGCACATGCTGGGTAAAGTTGAAGGTCGCGCCCAAGGGCGCAATTGTTGGTTTGGTGCTCATGGGGGCGGGTTCCTGCACGGGCTCTGGGTCTGGGCTGCTGGGGTCTCAAGTGGCCGGGATGGCCTGCGCCAGCACGGCGCTGCTGGCTTGCAGCGCGCTGCGGCGGTGGTAGAAGTTGAGCGCGCGCACGCCGCCCAGCTCTTCACCGCCACCGGCCCGGCCCGGGCCGCCGTGCAGCGACTGCGGCATCACATTGCCGTGCCCGGTGTGCAGGGCGGCCACATCGGGCGAAACCACGTGGACGCGCCCGTGGCTGTCGGCCAGTTCCAGCGCGGTCTGGGCCAGCGCAGCCGGATCGGTGCCATAGAGCGAGGCGACCAAGGAACCCTGGCCGCGGCGGATGAGCTCGAGGGCGTGGGCGAGGTCGCGGCAGGGCATTAGGGTGGCCACCGGGCCAAACACCTCCACTTCGTGCACCGTGGCGTTGGCATCGGGGTCGCGCGTTCCCAGCAGCACCGGGGCCACGATGCTGGCCACGGCCGGGTCGGCATCGAGCAGCGCCATGCCGCGGCAGTCGCACAGCAGCTCGGTGTGCGCTTGCAGCAGGCTCAAGCCCTGCTCGACGGTGTTTTTTTGCGCCCGGCTCACCAGCGAGCCCATGCGCACCGCCGAGTTGCGCGGGTTGCCCACGGTGGTTTTGGCCAATTGGGCGCCGATCGCCTGTGCGGCCGCGTCGTACAGGTGCGCCGGCACCAGCACGCGGCGTATGGCGGTGCATTTTTGCCCCGCCTTGACCGTCATCTCGCGCGCCACTTCCTTGGCCAATAGGCCCAGTGCGGTGGCGCTGTCTGCGCTGTCAGCCGAGGGCAGCAGCAGCGCGGCATTGACGCTGTCGGCCTCGATGTTGACGCGCACCGAGCGCTGCACCACCGCCGGGTGGGAGCGGATCAGGGCGGCGGTTTGCGCCGAACCGGTGAACGAGACCACGTCGAAGGCTTGCAGTTGATCGAGCAACCCGGCCGAGCTGCCGCAGATGATCGACAAGGCGCCGGGCGGCAGGATGCCCGCGTTGAGCACATCGCGCACCATGCGCTGGCTTAGCCAGGCGGTTGCGGTGGCGGGCTTGATGATCACCGGCACGCCCGAGAGCAGCGCCGGCGCCGCCTTTTCCCACAGGCCCCAGCTTGGGAAGTTGAAGGCGTTGATGCACAGCGCCACCCCGCGCGTGGGAGTCAGGATGTGCTGCGACTGAAACAGCGGATCTTTGGCCAGGCGGGCGGCCTCGCCATCGACCAAAAAATGGCGATCACCCAAGGATTCGCCCAGTTTGGCGTAGTAGCCCAGGGTGTAGATGCCGCCATCGACGTCAATGGCCGAGTCGTTGCGCACGGTGCCGCTGTTGGCGGTGCTGATGTCGTAATAGGCGTCGCGGTTGGCCTGCAGCACCTGCCCGACGGCAGTCAGCAGCGCGGCACGCTGGCGGTAGCTCAGGGCGCGCAGTTGTGCCCCGCCTTGCTCGCGGGCAAAGTGAAAAGCAGCGGCCAAGTCCAGGCCGGTCGCGTCCACCCGCACCAGCTCGGTGCCCAGCACCGGGTCAAACAAAGGTGTGGGGGTGCCGCTGCCGCATGTCCATTGATTGGCCACGTGGTTGGCCAGCAGTTCGGTGCTCATGGTGTCTCCTCGGTATCGTGGTTGGAACTTGGGCACAATATGAACTATCGTGCACAAACTTTAGGTTAACAGAAAGAAAAATCGTGTCAAGCAATATATTGCATGAAGCCGAGGTATTTTCCCGTGCCCGCGAAGTTGCAGACAAGCACCCCTTCCTGCTCGCCTTGGGCGAGCGGGTGCGCAGTTTGCGCGCGCG
Coding sequences within:
- a CDS encoding Bug family tripartite tricarboxylate transporter substrate binding protein, translated to MNQTQTQRRRLLTAAIAAPASFGLLSPWAHAQTWPSRAVSLIVGFPPGGIADLTTRLVANHLTRALGQPVPVDNRAGAAGNIAGQAVASSAPDGYTLLSAPASLLAINPHLHRMTFDPFTDLVPVAATGRVFVYLMVRANLGVQNVQDLLAMLRARPGQLTFGSAGNGTSSHIAGEKFTSQANVTARHIPYRGAAPALTALIGGEIDFLFDSGPGLQAAQAGRVQLLAVGSRTRVPALPDLPTLHESGLTDFDVDTVFGIYARSGTPAAIVARLSTEIGRIMQSTEVREGLVAIGAGTALEGSPQELAARVRNDSERFGRIIRERNIRPD
- a CDS encoding alpha/beta fold hydrolase, translated to MNSGSNASDFCPIEWRGHRLQLEYQWLGSAPQQAPLLVFLHEGLGSVAMWRDFPARLCHTLGWRGLVYSRPGYGRSTPRAADECWGPDYMHRQALEVLPALLQALGIDTQAQPPWLLGHSDGGSIALIHAAQWPQRVAGAIVLAPHIFVEDIALRSIAQARTDYTQGPLRARLAQHHDDPDSAFWGWNEAWLAPAFRHWTLLPELARLRCPLLAVQGLDDAYGTLEQIHGIARIARQTQLLELAHCGHAPHRDQPDTLLAAIRSFVEPWAGRQRP
- a CDS encoding benzoate-CoA ligase family protein — protein: MSTKPTIAPLGATFNFTQHVLEINAARPDALAFIDDQGSLSYGQLAQLVCQSANALLASGLRREERVLLLMHDQRHWPVGFLGALYAGLVPVPVNTLLTADDYAHMLEHSRAQAVLVSGALLPTLRAALGQSRHEVRQVVVSQPQGPLLEGEVEFDDFLRPHSTRASPAATSPDDPAFWLYSSGSTGRPKAALHTHANPYWTAELYGKRVLGLRANDLCFSAAKLFFAYGLGNALIFPLVAGATTLLMAERATPEAVFQRWIGAVGGLQPTVFYGAPTGFAAMLAHPALPSRAAVALRLVSSAGEALPAQLGERFRLHFGIDIIDGIGSTEMLHIYLSNRPDRVRYGSSGWPVPGYTIELRAEDGLSVVPEGELGDLYIQGPSAALLYWGNRDKSRDTFQGHWVKSGDKYTQHSDGSYTYGGRSDDMLKVSGIYVSPFEVESTLMQHPAVMEAAVIGVHDAEGLIKSKAYVVLKAGQHTDEAALKAFVKDKLAPYKYPRQIAFVHELPKTASGKIQRFKLRQLDSVDA
- a CDS encoding 3,4-dehydroadipyl-CoA semialdehyde dehydrogenase — translated: MSTELLANHVANQWTCGSGTPTPLFDPVLGTELVRVDATGLDLAAAFHFAREQGGAQLRALSYRQRAALLTAVGQVLQANRDAYYDISTANSGTVRNDSAIDVDGGIYTLGYYAKLGESLGDRHFLVDGEAARLAKDPLFQSQHILTPTRGVALCINAFNFPSWGLWEKAAPALLSGVPVIIKPATATAWLSQRMVRDVLNAGILPPGALSIICGSSAGLLDQLQAFDVVSFTGSAQTAALIRSHPAVVQRSVRVNIEADSVNAALLLPSADSADSATALGLLAKEVAREMTVKAGQKCTAIRRVLVPAHLYDAAAQAIGAQLAKTTVGNPRNSAVRMGSLVSRAQKNTVEQGLSLLQAHTELLCDCRGMALLDADPAVASIVAPVLLGTRDPDANATVHEVEVFGPVATLMPCRDLAHALELIRRGQGSLVASLYGTDPAALAQTALELADSHGRVHVVSPDVAALHTGHGNVMPQSLHGGPGRAGGGEELGGVRALNFYHRRSALQASSAVLAQAIPAT